A genomic window from Thunnus thynnus chromosome 12, fThuThy2.1, whole genome shotgun sequence includes:
- the sugp1 gene encoding SURP and G-patch domain-containing protein 1: MLILFVRANIAQRSSSASGETYYCSPQTLFSKKLFAPATTMESSDAGRGGWKSKNMQPQKNKMNMNILRQEKLIAQKKKEIEAKMAEQAKKSVQITTNKPLPPSSPTLQGPSSNKFANDGSFLQQFMKMQKEKSSSGSTSDAKTPSTSTTSPVGNSLQKKSILVGKRPGLGVSSMLSQFKSYSQSKKSPVLSQRPSVFCSPDEDDEEEEADYSRFLEMKVSPPEDSDTRLIIDKMASFVAEGGSELERKAKEDYKDNPVFSFLYDKSSMDYLYYKRRVAELRKDLLKPENTSDNVSPPVDAETQQVAEKLARFVAEGGPEVETIAAERNRDNPAFSFLYDHQSPAFHFYKEKLQEYRATASQTSSSPAAESRIDLQLPAAPPLLGIPPSLNPVFQPHNQEAETPPVKRKRKSRWGAEDDKVELPMPPIIVPQEISVPDPNTPSLSAQELRGLGYKKGKPLGLVGVTELSEDQKRQLKEQQEMQEMYDMIMKHKRAMADMQVMWEKAMRDHQHEYDSDEEVDQQAGTWEHQLRKMEMEKTREWAESLTEMGKGKHFIGDFLPPEELEKFMETFKALKEGRDPDYSEYKEFKLTVENLGFRMLMKMGWKEGEGLGSDGQGIKAPVNKGTTAMNGAGFGVDRPAELTKSDDEYDAFRKRMMLAYRFRPNPLNNPRRPYY, encoded by the exons ATGTTGATCTTGTTTGTTCGCGCTAACATAGCTCAGCGAAGTAGCAGCGCAAGTGGTGAGACGTATTATTGTAGTCCGCAAACGTTGTTTTCGAAAAAGCTTTTTGCTCCTGCTACGACCATGGAGTCTAGCGATGCAG GACGAGGAGGATGGAAGTCCAAGAACATGCAGCCACAGAAAAATAAGATGAACATGAATATTCTCCGTCAAGAGAAGCTAATAGcccagaagaagaaggaaattGAAGCCAAAATGGCAGAGCAAGCAAAAAAGAGCGTGCAAATCACAACTAACAAGCCTCTGCCTCCAAG TTCCCCCACTCTCCAAGGACCCTCCTCAAACAAGTTTGCAAATGATGGGAGCTTCTTACAGCAGTTTATGAAGATGCAGAAGGAGAAATCCAGCAGTG GTTCCACCAGTGACGCCAAAACTCCCTCCACCTCAACGACATCACCAGTAGGAAACTCATTGCAAAAAAAGAGCATCCTTGTCGGCAAGCGGCCTGGCCTCGGAGTGAGCAGCATGCTTAGTCAGTTCAAGAGCTACTCACAGTCCAAGAAGAGTCCAGTTCTCAGCCAGAGGCCGAGCGTGTTTTGTTCTCCAGATGAAGAcgatgaggaagaagaggctGATTACTCCAGATTCTTAGAGATGAAAG TTTCTCCCCCAGAGGATTCAGACACCAGACTCATTATCGACAAGATGGCCTCTTTTGTGGCGGAGGGGGGATCGGAGCTGGAGAGGAAGGCCAAGGAGGACTACAAGGACAATCCTGTTTTCTC GTTTTTATATGATAAGAGCAGCATGGATTATCTCTACTACAAAAGGAGAGTTGCAGAACTGAGAAAGGATTTGCTCAAACCTGAGAACACCTCAGATAATG TCTCCCCCCCAGTGGACGCGGAAACCCAGCAGGTGGCTGAGAAGCTGGCCAGGTTTGTGGCAGAGGGCGGCCCCGAGGTGGAAACCATCGCTGCGGAGCGCAACCGGGACAACCCTGCATTCAG TTTTTTATACGACCATCAAAGTCCAGCCTTCCACTTCTACAAAGAGAAATTACAGGAGTATCGTGCTACAGCCTCCCAGACCTCTTCATCTCCAGCAGCAGAGTCAAGGATAGACCTGCAGCTCCCAGCTGCTCCTCCATTACTAGGGATCCCTCCATCACTGAACCCAGTATTTCAGCCCCACAATCAGGAGGCAGAAACCCCGCCTGTCAAACGGAAGAGAAAGAGCAGATGGGGGGCTGAAGATGACAAAGTGGAGTTGCCTATGCCTCCCATCATTGTCCCGCAGGAGATTAGTGTTCCAGACCCGaacacaccctctctctctg CTCAGGAGCTGAGAGGTCTTGGTTATAAGAAGGGGAAGCCTCTCGGTCTGGTAGGAGTGACAGAACTATCTGAGGACCAGAAGAGACAGCTCAAAGAACAACAAGAG ATGCAAGAGATGTACGACATGATCATGAAGCACAAGCGTGCGATGGCAGATATGCAGGTGATGTGGGAGAAGGCCATGAGAGACCACCAACATGAATACGACAGCGATGAAGAAGTGGATCAGCAGGCGGGCACCTGGGAGCATCAACTCCGAAAGATGGAAATGGAGAAGACGCGTG AGTGGGCAGAATCTCTGACAGAAATGGGTAAAGGGAAACACTTCATCGGTGACTTCCTGCCTCCTGAGGAACTGGAAAAGTTTATGGAGACCTTCAAGGCACTGAAG GAGGGCCGGGACCCAGACTACTCAGAATACAAAGAGTTCAAGTTGACAGTGGAGAATCTTGGTTTCCGAATGCTCATGAAGATGGGCTGGAAGGAAGGTGAAGGTCTCGGTAGTGATGGACAGGGCATCAAGGCTCCTGTTAACAA
- the rnf126 gene encoding E3 ubiquitin-protein ligase RNF126 has protein sequence MAEAPPRPCRFFCHRCSAEISPRLPDYTCPRCESGFIEELPEERSTENGSTSTSSTSDQNRPAFENLDPQHLFTFPSGYGPFALGIFDENFDLRTRLPTEDNRETENRREREMASRQRYSARQPRGRHVPRRQGTRHEGVPTLEGIIQQLVNGIIAPTAMPNIGMGPWGMLHSNPMDYAWGANGLDAIITQLLNQFENTGPPPADRERIKSLPIISITEEHVGAGLECPVCKEDYSVEETVRQLPCNHLFHNDCIVPWLEQHDTCPVCRKSLSGQNTATDPPGLSGMNFSPSSSSSSSPSSPSNENAASNS, from the exons ATGGCTGAAGCTCCCCCACGGCCCTGCCGGTTTTTTTGTCACCGGTGTTCAGCAGAGATCAGTCCGCGTTTACCG GACTACACCTGTCCACGCTGTGAATCTGGATTCATTGAGGAATTGCCTGAGGAAAGAag TACTGAAAATGGATCCACATCTACATCCTCCACCAGTGATCAGAACCGCCCGGCCTTTGAG AACTTGGATCCCCAACACTTATTCACATTTCCCTCTGGGTACGGTCCATTCGCCCTTGGGATTTTTgatgaaaactttgaccttcGAACCCGGCTGCCCACAGAGGATAACCGAGAGACAGAAAACCGGAGAGAAAGGGAAATGGCATCACGGCAGCGATACAGTGCGCGGCAGCCACGGGGTCGACACGTTCCTCGACGTCAGGGTACGCGCCATGAAGGAGTGCCCACGTTAGAGGG GATCATCCAGCAGCTAGTTAATGGCATCATAGCACCTACAGCGATGCCAAATATTGGAATGGGACCATG GGGTATGTTACATTCCAATCCAATGGACTATGCCTGGGGTGCCAATGGGCTTGATGCGATCATAACGCAG ttATTGAACCAGTTTGAAAACACAGGTCCTCCTCCTGCAGACAGGGAAAGAATAAAGAGTTTACCCATCATCTCCATCACAGAGGAACATGTGG gTGCTGGTTTAGAGTGTCCTGTGTGCAAAGAAGACTACAGTGTTGAGGAGACTGTTAGACAACTGCCATGCAAtcatttgtttcataatgaCTGTATAGTCCCGTGGCTGGAACAG CATGATACGTGTCCCGTGTGCAGGAAGAGTCTTAGCGGACAGAACACAGCCACAGACCCACCAGGGTTATCAGGAATGaacttctctccctcctcctcatcctcttcctctcccagCTCACCAAGCAATGAGAACGCTGCTAGCAACTCAtag